The Rhodocytophaga rosea genome has a segment encoding these proteins:
- a CDS encoding glycoside hydrolase family 43 protein, which yields MKNLSTFKEKMKVPMKKLLLLFFLVTALALYPGMAQTTQSIATKKATYSNPLPVQFGDPYVLYTNGSYYMYGTGGGANKGFAAYSSKDLVNWKPEGQVYFHDNTNGWSDPQAGWEGAYWAPEVYEVKGKFYLFYSAQWKENPTKELENFRIGVAVADKPTGPFIDLNKQPIFDPGYPIIDANVFFDTDGKFYLYYSRACYKHPVESEVADLARKKGWYQEIEESWVYGIQIKPDFSGVIGEPVLILQPPTHLSDKQAEWESRSVTSREVNRRWTEGSVTFKKDNIFYIMYSANHFGGANYAIGYATSSSPLGPFKKASNNPILQKNTDKGGLVTGTGHNSIAYSPDGKEMFCVYHGRTAKTGEERVVFVDRMEVKNGKITVFGPTTTPQKLPSGIAKSVSNK from the coding sequence ATGAAAAATTTATCTACATTTAAAGAAAAAATGAAAGTCCCAATGAAAAAGTTACTGCTCCTTTTTTTCTTGGTTACTGCTCTGGCTTTATACCCGGGTATGGCCCAAACTACTCAAAGCATTGCCACAAAAAAAGCCACTTATTCTAATCCTTTGCCTGTTCAGTTCGGAGACCCATATGTGTTGTACACCAATGGAAGTTATTATATGTATGGCACTGGTGGAGGAGCCAATAAGGGGTTTGCTGCATATTCTTCAAAAGATTTGGTAAACTGGAAGCCGGAAGGGCAGGTATATTTTCATGACAATACAAATGGGTGGAGCGATCCACAGGCTGGCTGGGAAGGGGCTTACTGGGCACCTGAAGTGTATGAGGTAAAAGGTAAGTTTTACCTGTTTTACAGTGCACAGTGGAAGGAAAACCCTACCAAGGAATTGGAAAATTTCAGAATCGGAGTGGCCGTTGCCGACAAGCCTACCGGTCCATTTATTGATCTGAACAAGCAGCCTATTTTTGATCCTGGCTATCCTATTATTGATGCCAATGTTTTTTTTGATACAGATGGCAAATTCTATTTGTATTACTCACGGGCTTGCTATAAACATCCGGTCGAAAGTGAAGTGGCGGACCTGGCCAGGAAGAAAGGTTGGTACCAGGAAATTGAAGAAAGCTGGGTATATGGCATTCAGATCAAACCAGATTTTTCCGGAGTTATCGGAGAACCGGTTTTAATCCTGCAGCCACCCACTCATTTAAGTGATAAACAGGCAGAATGGGAAAGCCGCTCGGTTACATCCCGCGAAGTAAACCGCCGCTGGACAGAAGGATCAGTCACCTTCAAAAAAGACAATATTTTCTATATTATGTATTCGGCCAACCATTTCGGCGGAGCCAATTATGCCATCGGATATGCCACCTCCTCTTCGCCGTTAGGTCCATTTAAAAAAGCGTCCAACAATCCCATTTTGCAGAAAAATACCGATAAGGGTGGCCTCGTAACAGGAACCGGGCACAACAGCATTGCCTACTCCCCGGATGGCAAAGAAATGTTTTGCGTTTATCACGGAAGAACAGCCAAAACTGGAGAGGAAAGAGTGGTTTTTGTTGACAGGATGGAAGTAAAAAACGGAAAAATAACCGTTTTTGGACCTACCACTACCCCGCAAAAGCTTCCCTCAGGTATAGCCAAAAGTGTCAGTAACAAGTAA
- a CDS encoding SusC/RagA family TonB-linked outer membrane protein, which yields MNKKIYKMKALPLLLAAMLIGGLECQAQVQAMRIDKIPSHQPAMVVAVNNPADFSNGTNLLQAENRNKMEGISKPVDIQISGKVTDESGTGLPGVNVLIKGTATGTTTSAEGNYSLTAPDGNGTLVFSYIGYATQEVAINNRSAINVSLVPDVQSLSEVVVVGYQTQKRSDIVGAVGVVDTDEIKKVQAGSVGELLQGRAAGVTVTSSGAPGQASAIKIRGTNSINGQDSPLYVIDGMFINGAFPDFNPNDVESIQVLKDAAATAMYGSRGMNGVVIITTKRGKQGAPAISYNTYVGAQTVPRRLPLMNAAQFKQAITTAYANNGEPAPTLSENVDTDWQDAMFKTGLITDHNLTVSGGGENASYLVSGNFFFQDGTIKGPSFRRYQIRVNTDMKKGRIRIGENLMLSRNLTSNVNGLPFLDVLQMFPTIPVYDPNNRSGYGYGRGNLNNTFATNPVGLQEHYSNKTTSAKVFGSAFAEVTIFDFLTYKLNMGLDYSQFSTKYFERIGALRQNNPDGGPAFVDDRAGEFFNILVENTLNFNKTFGKHSLSALVGYTQQKDNYKEVFAHIEGINGEYWVQNNGTTSPRTNGFMNQRTLASWLGSINYSFADKYLIQLNARRDGSSIFTDDNQYGVFPSASLGWRVSKEGFMQAAPFISDLKLRASYGEVGSQAIGILDNFAEGPYRISPTIDYNQNYIFNNGIALGAINRQLVNPNIKWERKATTNVGIDVALLENRILFSADYFISRTKDLLLEVPIPLTAGNTGVNPIDNLASIQNKGVEFALTYQNQVGQFKYSASANVTSIRNKVLGLIPANNNQPIYGNLQLIRLAVDEPISFYALKMDGIYQNQAEVDASGIQGVAPGDIRFIDTNGDKVINLEGDRQRVGSPFPTLEYGLNLTGSYMGFDLTAFFAGVGGNKIFNEGRWWNGRSDDNFNYRSDEPFWTGEGTSNTVPKPKHGGSGLNAVVQSDRWIEKGDYLRLKTVQLGYSLPASLVQNLKVFSNLRVYVSGQNVFTITKYKGYSPEVTGAFGRTRSLDRGQDIGNFPAPRILSAGLQAGF from the coding sequence ATGAACAAAAAAATTTACAAAATGAAGGCACTCCCCCTGCTTTTAGCAGCAATGCTGATAGGCGGGTTGGAATGTCAGGCTCAAGTGCAGGCTATGAGAATAGATAAGATTCCTAGCCACCAGCCAGCCATGGTAGTTGCTGTAAATAACCCGGCTGACTTCAGCAATGGCACTAATCTGCTTCAAGCAGAAAACAGGAATAAGATGGAAGGAATATCCAAACCAGTAGACATACAAATCAGTGGAAAAGTAACAGATGAATCAGGAACAGGTCTGCCGGGAGTAAATGTGCTGATCAAAGGTACGGCTACTGGCACCACTACCAGTGCAGAGGGTAACTATTCACTCACGGCTCCCGATGGAAATGGTACCCTGGTATTTTCCTACATAGGCTATGCTACTCAGGAAGTTGCGATTAATAACCGTTCCGCCATTAATGTTTCTCTTGTACCTGATGTTCAGTCTTTGAGCGAAGTGGTGGTAGTGGGATATCAGACACAGAAACGGAGCGATATTGTGGGTGCAGTAGGTGTAGTAGATACGGACGAAATTAAAAAAGTGCAAGCTGGTAGTGTGGGGGAATTATTACAAGGCCGGGCAGCGGGCGTAACCGTTACTTCAAGTGGCGCGCCAGGCCAGGCTTCAGCTATTAAAATACGGGGTACTAATTCCATTAATGGCCAGGATAGTCCTTTATATGTGATTGATGGGATGTTTATTAATGGAGCTTTTCCTGATTTTAATCCAAATGATGTAGAATCTATCCAGGTATTAAAAGATGCCGCGGCAACGGCCATGTATGGTTCCCGGGGTATGAACGGCGTTGTAATTATTACGACCAAACGTGGTAAACAAGGCGCTCCTGCTATTAGCTACAATACCTATGTGGGTGCTCAAACTGTACCCAGACGTTTGCCTTTAATGAATGCAGCGCAGTTCAAACAAGCCATCACTACAGCCTATGCCAATAACGGTGAGCCAGCCCCTACACTCTCAGAAAACGTAGACACCGACTGGCAGGATGCTATGTTCAAGACTGGTTTAATCACGGACCATAACCTTACGGTTTCAGGTGGAGGCGAAAATGCCAGCTATCTGGTGTCTGGTAACTTCTTTTTTCAGGATGGAACTATTAAAGGCCCTTCTTTCCGCAGGTATCAGATCCGGGTGAATACGGATATGAAGAAAGGCAGGATTAGAATAGGCGAGAACTTAATGTTGTCGCGCAACCTGACCAGCAATGTAAATGGACTACCTTTTCTGGATGTTTTGCAAATGTTTCCCACCATTCCGGTATATGATCCCAATAACAGGAGTGGATATGGTTATGGAAGAGGCAATCTGAATAATACGTTTGCCACCAACCCGGTAGGCTTACAGGAACATTACAGCAATAAAACAACCAGTGCCAAAGTATTCGGTTCTGCTTTTGCCGAAGTAACCATATTTGATTTTCTGACCTACAAATTGAATATGGGTCTGGATTACTCCCAGTTCTCTACCAAATATTTCGAACGGATTGGTGCGCTTCGCCAGAATAATCCCGATGGTGGACCAGCCTTCGTAGATGACAGAGCAGGGGAATTCTTTAATATTCTGGTAGAAAATACCCTGAATTTTAATAAAACCTTTGGTAAACATTCCCTTTCAGCATTGGTAGGATATACCCAGCAGAAAGATAATTACAAAGAGGTATTTGCCCATATTGAAGGAATTAACGGAGAATATTGGGTACAGAACAATGGTACGACCAGTCCGCGGACCAATGGATTTATGAACCAGCGTACATTGGCTTCCTGGCTGGGAAGTATCAACTATTCATTTGCTGATAAATACCTGATTCAATTAAATGCACGCCGCGATGGCTCTTCCATATTTACAGACGATAATCAATATGGTGTTTTCCCTTCCGCCTCTTTAGGATGGCGGGTAAGTAAGGAAGGTTTTATGCAGGCTGCGCCATTTATCAGCGATCTTAAATTACGGGCCAGTTATGGAGAAGTAGGCAGCCAGGCCATAGGAATTTTAGATAACTTCGCAGAGGGGCCTTACCGGATCAGCCCAACCATCGATTATAATCAGAACTATATATTTAATAATGGCATTGCCTTAGGTGCTATCAACCGTCAGCTGGTAAATCCTAACATAAAATGGGAACGAAAAGCTACAACCAATGTGGGAATAGATGTAGCATTGCTAGAAAACCGGATTTTGTTTAGTGCGGATTATTTTATTTCCCGCACCAAAGACTTATTGCTGGAGGTGCCGATTCCACTGACAGCAGGCAATACGGGAGTTAATCCAATTGATAACCTGGCTTCTATCCAGAATAAAGGCGTGGAGTTTGCCCTCACCTATCAGAACCAGGTAGGACAATTCAAGTACAGCGCCTCTGCTAACGTTACCTCTATCCGCAACAAGGTACTGGGATTAATACCTGCTAATAACAATCAGCCTATTTATGGAAATTTACAATTGATACGTCTGGCTGTAGATGAGCCTATTTCATTCTATGCCCTTAAAATGGATGGTATTTACCAGAACCAGGCAGAAGTAGATGCATCAGGGATTCAAGGCGTAGCGCCAGGTGATATCCGTTTTATAGATACCAATGGGGATAAGGTGATTAACCTAGAGGGCGACCGCCAGCGGGTGGGTTCTCCCTTTCCAACCCTTGAGTATGGATTAAACCTGACAGGTTCCTATATGGGATTTGACCTAACAGCATTTTTTGCTGGAGTAGGTGGCAACAAAATTTTTAATGAAGGCCGCTGGTGGAATGGCCGTTCCGATGATAACTTCAATTACCGTTCTGATGAACCTTTCTGGACAGGTGAAGGTACTTCCAACACAGTACCCAAACCAAAGCATGGTGGCTCAGGCCTCAATGCCGTTGTGCAATCAGACCGATGGATTGAAAAAGGTGATTACTTACGTCTGAAAACGGTACAACTGGGGTATAGCCTGCCGGCTTCATTGGTGCAAAACCTGAAAGTGTTTTCAAACCTGCGTGTATATGTATCCGGCCAGAATGTATTTACGATCACCAAATACAAAGGCTATAGCCCTGAAGTAACGGGTGCTTTCGGCAGAACACGTAGTTTGGACAGAGGCCAGGATATAGGCAACTTCCCGGCACCACGCATTTTGAGTGCAGGTTTACAAGCAGGCTTTTAA